One window of the Pseudomonas lurida genome contains the following:
- a CDS encoding SDR family oxidoreductase: MSFDLGLKGLRALVTGGTKGIGAAVVAVLREQGAQVISVARSAADSTPEGVHFIVADLATAAGCASATEAVKNHFGGVDIIVNVLGGSSAPGGGFAVLDDEQWASALGQNLMAAVRVDRALLPGMIERGAGVVIHVTSIQRELPLPESTTAYAAAKAALATYSKSLSKEVTPKGVRVVRVSPGWVETDAAVALAERLAEQAGTDYEGGKQIIMQALGGIPLGRPAKPREVADLIAFLVSPRAASISGTEYVIDGGTVPTV; this comes from the coding sequence ATGAGTTTTGATCTTGGCCTCAAAGGCCTTCGTGCACTGGTCACCGGTGGCACCAAAGGTATCGGCGCCGCCGTGGTGGCGGTGTTGCGTGAACAAGGTGCCCAAGTAATTTCGGTCGCGCGTTCAGCGGCGGATTCGACGCCCGAAGGCGTGCATTTCATCGTCGCCGACCTGGCCACTGCCGCAGGTTGTGCCAGTGCTACCGAGGCGGTGAAAAACCACTTCGGCGGCGTCGATATCATCGTCAATGTGCTCGGCGGCTCCAGCGCGCCAGGCGGTGGTTTTGCGGTGCTCGATGATGAGCAGTGGGCGAGTGCACTCGGCCAGAACCTGATGGCGGCGGTGCGGGTGGATCGGGCGCTGTTGCCGGGGATGATCGAGCGAGGGGCAGGGGTGGTTATTCATGTCACGTCGATCCAGCGGGAGCTGCCGTTGCCGGAGTCGACCACGGCGTATGCCGCGGCGAAGGCGGCGTTGGCGACCTACAGCAAGAGCTTGTCGAAAGAAGTGACGCCCAAGGGGGTTCGAGTGGTGCGGGTTTCGCCGGGCTGGGTGGAGACCGACGCGGCGGTGGCGCTGGCTGAGCGTCTGGCGGAGCAGGCGGGAACGGATTACGAGGGTGGCAAGCAGATCATCATGCAGGCCTTGGGCGGTATTCCGCTTGGGCGCCCGGCCAAGCCCCGGGAGGTGGCCGACTTGATTGCCTTCCTGGTCTCGCCCCGCGCCGCGTCGATCAGCGGCACCGAGTACGTGATCGACGGCGGTACCGTGCCTACGGTCTAA
- the lepB gene encoding signal peptidase I yields MRSWLIRYRYAIIFWLCFGVFRTSLADWNPIPSGSMRPTLLEGDVVLVNRVAYDLKVPLTDISLAKLDNPQRGDVVTFSSPKDGMRLIKRIVGIPGDTLEMKDEVLWVNGVPATYSDAQDISEPIVPGHTVPGIKLSERVANRQRTVQFMPTVRALRNFGPVVVPADSYFMLGDNRDNSDDSRYIGVVPRRLLIGRAHHVLASAQILDHWMPRLSRFGAPIL; encoded by the coding sequence ATGCGAAGTTGGCTGATCCGTTACCGTTACGCAATTATTTTCTGGTTGTGCTTCGGCGTGTTCCGTACCTCCCTGGCTGACTGGAACCCCATTCCCTCCGGCTCCATGCGCCCGACTTTACTGGAGGGCGATGTGGTGCTGGTCAACCGCGTGGCGTATGACCTCAAGGTCCCGCTCACGGATATCTCCCTGGCCAAACTCGATAACCCACAGCGCGGTGATGTGGTCACGTTCTCATCGCCCAAGGATGGCATGCGCCTGATCAAGCGCATTGTCGGCATCCCCGGTGACACCCTGGAAATGAAAGACGAGGTGTTGTGGGTCAACGGCGTGCCGGCCACTTACAGTGACGCGCAAGACATCAGTGAGCCCATTGTTCCCGGTCATACGGTGCCGGGGATCAAGCTGAGTGAACGGGTGGCCAACCGTCAGCGCACCGTGCAGTTCATGCCAACGGTGCGGGCGTTGCGCAACTTCGGGCCGGTGGTGGTGCCGGCCGACAGTTATTTCATGCTGGGGGACAACCGTGATAACAGCGATGACTCCCGGTATATCGGCGTCGTGCCGCGTCGGCTGCTGATCGGACGGGCACATCATGTCCTGGCGTCGGCGCAGATCCTGGATCACTGGATGCCACGCCTGAGCAGATTCGGCGCGCCGATCCTGTAA
- a CDS encoding dihydrofolate reductase family protein, translating into MDIRCSVFIAASIDGFIARPNGDIEWLHLPEYETAKLNGVTYERFIATVDALVMGRKTLEKILSFPEWPYEGTPVIALSHQPLQIPAHLEGKVEVMAGDVTSLVATLAERGMKHLYIDGGQTIQAFLEAGLVNELIITRIPVLLGQGIPLFSQIGRQLELRHIGTHESDNGFVQSRYQVMQSS; encoded by the coding sequence ATGGATATCCGATGTTCAGTCTTCATCGCAGCCAGCATCGACGGCTTTATTGCCCGCCCGAACGGTGATATCGAGTGGTTGCACCTACCAGAGTACGAAACCGCCAAGTTGAACGGCGTGACCTATGAACGCTTCATCGCCACGGTCGATGCACTGGTAATGGGTCGCAAAACCCTGGAGAAAATCTTGTCCTTCCCCGAGTGGCCCTACGAGGGCACGCCCGTCATTGCGCTCTCCCACCAGCCTCTGCAGATCCCTGCGCACCTGGAGGGCAAGGTCGAGGTCATGGCAGGAGACGTCACCTCACTCGTGGCAACATTAGCCGAGCGCGGCATGAAGCACCTCTATATCGACGGAGGCCAGACGATCCAGGCGTTTCTTGAAGCGGGCCTGGTCAATGAACTGATCATCACACGTATCCCGGTTTTACTCGGGCAAGGGATTCCACTCTTCAGCCAGATCGGTCGACAACTTGAGCTTCGCCATATCGGCACGCATGAGTCGGACAATGGTTTTGTTCAAAGTCGGTATCAAGTGATGCAATCTTCATAG
- a CDS encoding Type 1 glutamine amidotransferase-like domain-containing protein, translated as MLPGALCPHFSSEAGRETSFVELVQREGIRPAYAVDDGVALHFKDGKYHETIYNDAASNAYKVSTRPPYLAQVLQTSGG; from the coding sequence TTGCTGCCAGGAGCACTGTGTCCGCATTTCAGCTCAGAAGCAGGAAGGGAAACGTCGTTTGTCGAGCTTGTTCAGCGTGAGGGGATACGGCCCGCCTACGCAGTCGATGATGGCGTCGCTTTGCATTTCAAGGACGGCAAGTACCACGAGACGATCTATAACGACGCCGCTAGTAACGCCTATAAAGTCAGTACAAGGCCCCCCTACCTAGCACAGGTATTGCAAACTTCAGGTGGGTAA
- a CDS encoding DUF6124 family protein: MIKDSPKPPSDSAAFHTAAHRAINHYLNPPEKPEPSTEDHSLFTVREGLDVETLLVNASEDLASVQALASHLAFEIDGNPRSVALGMCRMLEGIQLMVDKTLSLKDHPTHT, from the coding sequence ATGATCAAAGACAGTCCGAAACCGCCGTCAGACTCAGCCGCGTTTCACACTGCGGCTCATCGAGCAATTAACCACTATCTGAACCCACCTGAGAAACCAGAGCCTTCTACTGAGGACCATAGTTTATTTACCGTACGCGAAGGATTAGACGTCGAGACGCTGCTGGTCAACGCGTCGGAGGATCTTGCCTCGGTTCAAGCGCTGGCAAGCCATTTGGCTTTTGAGATCGACGGCAATCCTCGCAGCGTGGCCTTGGGAATGTGTCGGATGCTGGAGGGGATCCAGCTAATGGTGGATAAAACACTAAGCCTCAAAGACCACCCAACTCACACATAA
- the cysS gene encoding cysteine--tRNA ligase: protein MLTIYNTLSKTKEVFKPLDGNKVRMYVCGMTVYDYCHIGHGRSMVAFDLVTRWLRFSGYDLTYVRNITDIDDKIINRANENGESFDALTERMIAAMHEDEARLNILKPDMEPRATDHIPGMHAMIQALIDKGYAYAPGNGDVYYRVAKFMGYGKLSRKKIEDLRIGARIEVDEAKQDPLDFVLWKGTKPGEPSWESPWGAGRPGWHIECSVMSTCCLGDTFDIHGGGSDLEFPHHENEIAQSEAATGKTYANAWMHCGMIRINGEKMSKSLNNFFTIRDVLAKYHPEVVRYLLVSSHYRSAINYSEDNLKDAKGALERFYHALKGLPSVAPAGGEAFVARFTEVMNDDFGTPEACAVLFEMVREINRLRESDLDAAAGLAARLKELASVLGVLQMEADDFLQAGAEGRVDAAEVDALIQARLAARANKDWAESDRIRDQLTAMGVVLEDGKGGTTWRLADQA, encoded by the coding sequence GTGCTAACGATCTACAACACGCTGAGCAAAACCAAAGAAGTCTTCAAGCCGCTGGATGGCAACAAGGTGCGCATGTACGTGTGCGGCATGACCGTGTACGACTACTGCCACATCGGCCACGGCCGCAGCATGGTTGCCTTCGACCTGGTGACCCGCTGGTTGCGTTTCAGCGGCTATGACTTGACCTATGTGCGCAACATCACCGACATCGACGACAAGATCATCAACCGCGCCAATGAAAACGGCGAGTCGTTCGACGCGCTGACCGAGCGCATGATCGCCGCGATGCACGAGGACGAGGCGCGCCTCAACATCCTCAAGCCGGACATGGAACCGCGTGCCACGGACCACATCCCTGGCATGCACGCGATGATTCAGGCCCTGATCGACAAGGGTTATGCCTACGCCCCGGGCAATGGCGACGTGTACTACCGCGTTGCCAAGTTCATGGGCTACGGCAAGCTGTCGCGCAAGAAAATCGAAGACCTGCGCATCGGCGCACGCATCGAAGTCGATGAAGCCAAGCAGGACCCGCTCGACTTCGTGCTGTGGAAAGGCACCAAGCCCGGCGAGCCAAGCTGGGAGTCGCCATGGGGCGCCGGCCGTCCGGGGTGGCACATCGAATGCTCGGTGATGTCCACCTGCTGCCTGGGCGACACCTTCGACATTCATGGCGGCGGCAGCGACCTTGAGTTCCCGCACCACGAAAACGAAATCGCCCAGAGCGAAGCCGCCACCGGCAAGACCTACGCCAATGCCTGGATGCACTGCGGCATGATCCGCATCAATGGCGAGAAGATGTCCAAGTCCTTGAACAACTTCTTCACCATCCGCGACGTGCTGGCAAAGTACCATCCGGAAGTGGTGCGTTACCTGCTGGTGTCGAGCCACTACCGCAGCGCCATCAACTACTCGGAAGACAACCTCAAGGACGCCAAGGGCGCCCTGGAGCGGTTCTACCATGCGTTGAAAGGCTTGCCATCCGTGGCACCTGCAGGCGGCGAAGCGTTCGTTGCGCGCTTCACCGAGGTCATGAACGACGACTTCGGCACCCCGGAAGCCTGCGCCGTGCTGTTCGAAATGGTGCGCGAGATCAACCGCCTGCGTGAGAGCGACCTCGACGCAGCGGCGGGCCTGGCAGCGCGCTTGAAAGAACTGGCGAGCGTACTGGGCGTGTTGCAGATGGAAGCCGATGACTTCCTGCAAGCCGGCGCCGAAGGGCGTGTGGATGCGGCTGAAGTGGACGCGTTGATCCAGGCGCGTTTGGCTGCACGGGCTAACAAAGACTGGGCAGAATCCGACCGTATCCGTGACCAACTGACCGCGATGGGTGTGGTGTTGGAAGACGGCAAGGGTGGGACGACGTGGCGGTTGGCTGATCAGGCCTGA
- a CDS encoding glutamine--tRNA ligase/YqeY domain fusion protein — MSKPTVDPTSNSKAGPAVPVNFLRPIIQADLDSGKHTQIVTRFPPEPNGYLHIGHAKSICVNFGLAQEFGGVTHLRFDDTNPAKEDQEYIDAIESDIKWLGFEWSGEVRYASKYFDQLFDWAVELIKAGKAYVDDLTPEQAKEYRGTLTEPGKNSPFRDRSVEENLDWFNRMRAGEFPDGARVLRAKIDMASPNMNLRDPIMYRIRHAHHHQTGDKWCIYPNYDFTHGQSDAIEGITHSICTLEFESHRPLYEWFLDSLPVPAHPRQYEFSRLNLNYTITSKRKLKQLVDEKHVNGWDDPRMSTLSGFRRRGYTPASIRNFCEMVGTNRSDGVVDYGMLEFSIRQDLDANAPRAMCVLRPLKVVITNYPEDKVDHLELPRHPQKEELGVRKLPFAREIYIDRDDFMEEPPKGYKRLEPNGEVRLRGSYVIRADEAIKDADGNIVELRCSYDPDTLGKNPEGRKVKGVIHWVPAAASIECEVRLYDRLFRSPNPEKAEDSASFLDNINPDSLQVLTGCRAEPSLGDAQPEDRFQFEREGYFCADIKDSKPGQPVFNRTVTLRDSWGQ; from the coding sequence ATGAGCAAGCCCACTGTCGACCCTACCTCGAATTCCAAGGCCGGACCTGCCGTCCCGGTCAACTTCCTGCGCCCGATCATCCAGGCGGACCTGGATTCGGGCAAGCACACGCAGATCGTCACCCGCTTCCCGCCAGAGCCCAACGGTTACCTGCACATCGGTCACGCCAAGTCGATCTGTGTGAACTTCGGCCTGGCCCAGGAGTTCGGTGGCGTCACGCACCTGCGTTTCGACGACACCAACCCGGCCAAGGAAGACCAGGAATACATCGACGCCATCGAAAGCGACATCAAGTGGCTGGGCTTCGAATGGTCCGGTGAAGTGCGCTATGCCTCCAAGTATTTCGACCAGCTGTTCGACTGGGCCGTCGAGTTGATCAAGGCCGGCAAGGCCTATGTTGACGACCTGACCCCGGAGCAGGCCAAGGAATACCGTGGCACGCTGACCGAGCCGGGCAAGAACAGCCCGTTCCGCGACCGTTCGGTAGAAGAGAACCTGGACTGGTTCAACCGCATGCGCGCCGGCGAGTTCCCGGACGGCGCCCGCGTGCTGCGTGCCAAGATCGACATGGCCTCGCCGAACATGAACCTGCGCGACCCGATCATGTACCGCATCCGCCACGCCCATCACCACCAGACGGGCGACAAGTGGTGCATCTACCCGAACTACGACTTCACCCACGGTCAGTCGGACGCCATCGAAGGCATCACCCACTCCATCTGCACCCTGGAGTTCGAAAGCCACCGTCCGCTGTACGAATGGTTCCTCGACAGCCTGCCGGTACCGGCACACCCGCGCCAGTACGAGTTCAGCCGCCTGAACCTGAACTACACCATCACCAGCAAGCGCAAGCTCAAGCAACTGGTCGATGAAAAGCACGTCAACGGCTGGGACGACCCACGCATGTCGACGCTGTCGGGCTTCCGCCGCCGCGGCTACACCCCGGCATCGATCCGCAATTTCTGCGAGATGGTCGGCACCAACCGTTCCGACGGCGTGGTCGACTACGGCATGCTTGAGTTCAGCATTCGCCAGGACCTCGACGCGAACGCCCCGCGCGCCATGTGCGTGCTGCGTCCGTTGAAAGTCGTGATCACCAACTACCCGGAAGACAAGGTCGACCACCTCGAGCTGCCACGTCATCCGCAGAAAGAAGAACTCGGCGTGCGCAAGCTGCCGTTCGCCCGTGAAATCTACATCGACCGCGATGACTTCATGGAAGAGCCGCCAAAGGGCTACAAGCGCCTGGAGCCCAATGGCGAAGTGCGCCTGCGCGGCAGCTACGTTATCCGTGCCGACGAAGCGATCAAGGACGCCGATGGCAACATCGTCGAACTGCGTTGCTCTTACGACCCGGACACCCTGGGCAAGAACCCTGAAGGCCGCAAGGTCAAAGGCGTGATCCATTGGGTGCCGGCCGCTGCCAGCATCGAGTGCGAAGTGCGCCTGTACGATCGCCTGTTCCGCTCGCCGAACCCTGAAAAGGCCGAAGACAGCGCCAGTTTCCTCGACAACATCAATCCTGACTCCCTGCAAGTACTCACGGGTTGTCGTGCCGAGCCATCACTTGGCGACGCACAGCCGGAAGACCGTTTCCAGTTCGAGCGCGAAGGTTACTTCTGCGCGGATATCAAGGACTCGAAACCAGGTCAGCCGGTATTCAACCGTACCGTGACCCTGCGTGATTCGTGGGGCCAGTGA
- a CDS encoding peptidylprolyl isomerase produces the protein MTQVKLTTNHGDIVIELNAEKAPITVANFIEYVNAGHYENTVFHRVIGNFMIQGGGFEPGMKEKKDKRPSIQNEADNGLSNDKYTVAMARTMEPHSASAQFFINVADNAFLNHSGKNVQGWGYAVFGKVTEGQEVVDKIKGVQTTGKAGHQDVPVEDVIVEKAEIVG, from the coding sequence ATGACTCAAGTCAAACTGACCACCAACCACGGTGACATCGTCATCGAGCTGAACGCCGAGAAAGCGCCGATCACCGTCGCCAACTTCATCGAGTACGTGAACGCCGGCCACTACGAAAACACCGTTTTCCACCGTGTCATCGGCAACTTCATGATCCAGGGCGGCGGTTTCGAGCCTGGCATGAAAGAAAAGAAAGACAAGCGTCCAAGCATCCAGAACGAAGCGGACAACGGCCTTTCCAACGACAAGTACACCGTCGCCATGGCCCGTACCATGGAGCCGCATTCGGCCTCCGCGCAGTTCTTCATCAACGTCGCCGACAACGCCTTCCTGAACCACAGCGGCAAGAACGTGCAGGGTTGGGGCTACGCGGTATTCGGTAAAGTCACCGAAGGCCAGGAAGTCGTCGACAAGATCAAGGGCGTGCAGACCACCGGTAAAGCCGGTCACCAGGACGTTCCGGTAGAAGACGTTATCGTCGAGAAAGCCGAGATCGTTGGGTGA
- the lpxH gene encoding UDP-2,3-diacylglucosamine diphosphatase gives MILLISDLHLEEERPDITRAFLDLLHHRARGAQALYILGDFFEAWIGDDGMTPFQRSIGAALRELSDSGTPIFIMHGNRDFLIGKAFCKAAGATLLKDPSVVQLHGEPVLLMHGDSLCTRDVGYMKLRRILRNPIVLFILRHLPLGTRHKLARKLRSESRAQTRMKANDIVDVTPEEVPRVMQQFGVRTLVHGHTHRPAIHKLQIGDQAAKRIVLGDWDKQGWALQVDEQGFQLAAFDFVNPQLALPGA, from the coding sequence GTGATATTGCTGATTTCAGATTTGCATCTGGAAGAGGAGCGCCCGGATATCACCCGGGCGTTTCTGGATCTGCTCCACCACCGCGCCCGAGGCGCCCAGGCGTTGTACATTCTGGGGGACTTCTTTGAAGCCTGGATTGGCGACGATGGGATGACCCCCTTCCAGCGTTCGATTGGCGCAGCCCTGCGCGAGCTGAGCGACAGCGGCACCCCGATTTTCATCATGCATGGCAACCGCGATTTCCTGATCGGCAAGGCGTTCTGCAAAGCTGCAGGTGCCACCTTGCTCAAGGACCCGAGTGTCGTGCAGCTCCATGGCGAGCCCGTGCTGTTGATGCACGGCGACAGCCTCTGCACCCGCGACGTCGGCTATATGAAGCTGCGGCGCATCCTGCGCAACCCGATTGTGCTGTTTATCCTGCGGCACCTGCCGCTGGGCACGCGCCATAAACTGGCACGCAAGCTGCGCAGTGAAAGCCGCGCGCAGACCCGCATGAAAGCCAACGACATCGTCGATGTGACCCCCGAGGAAGTGCCACGGGTGATGCAGCAGTTTGGCGTGCGCACCCTGGTCCACGGCCACACCCACCGCCCCGCCATTCACAAGTTGCAGATTGGCGACCAGGCGGCCAAGCGCATTGTGCTGGGGGATTGGGACAAGCAGGGTTGGGCGTTGCAGGTGGATGAGCAAGGGTTCCAGTTGGCGGCGTTTGACTTCGTCAATCCGCAGTTGGCGTTACCTGGAGCCTAA
- a CDS encoding DHA2 family efflux MFS transporter permease subunit, giving the protein MSNNASFTPPSLLMATIGLSLATFMQVLDTTIANVALPTISGNLGVSSEQGTWVITSFAVSNAIALPLTGWLSRRFGEVKLFLWATLLFVLASFLCGISTSMPELIAFRVIQGLVAGPLYPMTQTLLIAVYPPARRGMALALLAMVTVVAPIAGPILGGWITDSYSWPWIFFINVPIGIFAVMVVRSQLKKRPVVTSFQPMDYVGLLSLIVGVGALQIILDKGNDLDWFESNFIIIGAAISVIALAVFIIWELTDKHPVVNLRLFAYRNFRIGTIVLILGYAGFFGINLILPQWLQTQMGYTATWAGLAVAPIGILPVLMSPFVGKYAHKFDLRLLAGLAFLAIGLSCFMRAGFTNEVDFQHIALVQLFMGIGVALFFMPTLSILMSDLPPQQIADGAGLATFLRTLGGSFAASLTTWIWIRRADQHHAYMSENMTTYDSATRDALQALGGAGQKAYTQLDQILTSQAYMMSTVDYFTLLGWMFMGLMLLVWLAKPPFGAKAGPEASGH; this is encoded by the coding sequence ATGAGCAATAACGCCTCCTTCACGCCACCCAGCCTGTTGATGGCCACTATTGGCCTGTCGCTGGCGACTTTCATGCAGGTGCTCGACACCACCATCGCCAACGTGGCGTTGCCGACTATTTCCGGCAACCTCGGCGTGAGTTCGGAGCAGGGCACCTGGGTGATCACCTCGTTTGCGGTGAGCAACGCCATCGCCTTGCCGCTCACCGGCTGGTTGAGCCGCCGGTTTGGCGAGGTGAAGCTGTTTTTGTGGGCGACCCTGCTGTTTGTGCTGGCGTCGTTCCTCTGCGGTATTTCCACCTCAATGCCCGAGCTGATCGCGTTCCGGGTCATACAAGGCCTGGTGGCCGGGCCGTTGTACCCGATGACCCAGACGCTGCTGATCGCGGTCTATCCGCCCGCGCGGCGAGGCATGGCCCTGGCGCTGTTGGCGATGGTCACGGTGGTGGCGCCGATTGCGGGGCCGATTCTCGGCGGATGGATCACCGACAGCTACAGTTGGCCGTGGATCTTCTTCATCAACGTGCCGATCGGGATCTTTGCGGTGATGGTGGTGCGTTCGCAGTTGAAGAAACGTCCGGTGGTCACCAGTTTCCAGCCAATGGACTATGTGGGGCTGTTGAGCCTGATCGTCGGTGTCGGCGCCCTTCAGATCATCCTCGACAAGGGCAACGACCTGGACTGGTTCGAATCCAACTTCATCATCATTGGCGCGGCGATTTCGGTGATTGCCCTCGCGGTGTTCATCATCTGGGAACTCACCGACAAACACCCCGTGGTCAACCTGCGGCTGTTCGCCTATCGCAACTTCCGCATCGGCACCATCGTGTTGATCCTCGGTTACGCGGGTTTCTTCGGCATCAACCTGATCCTGCCGCAATGGTTGCAGACCCAGATGGGCTACACCGCCACGTGGGCGGGCCTGGCGGTCGCGCCGATCGGTATCCTGCCGGTGCTGATGTCGCCGTTCGTCGGCAAGTACGCACACAAGTTCGACCTGCGCCTGCTGGCAGGCCTGGCGTTCCTGGCGATTGGCTTGAGCTGCTTCATGCGTGCGGGCTTCACCAATGAGGTGGACTTCCAGCATATCGCCCTGGTGCAGCTGTTCATGGGCATCGGCGTGGCGCTGTTCTTCATGCCGACGCTCAGCATCCTGATGTCCGATCTGCCACCACAGCAGATTGCCGACGGCGCGGGCCTGGCGACCTTCCTGCGGACCCTGGGCGGCAGCTTCGCGGCCTCGCTGACCACCTGGATCTGGATTCGCCGTGCGGACCAGCACCATGCGTACATGAGCGAGAACATGACCACCTATGACTCCGCGACCCGCGATGCCCTGCAGGCGTTGGGCGGGGCAGGGCAGAAGGCCTACACGCAGCTGGACCAGATCCTCACCAGCCAGGCCTACATGATGTCCACCGTGGATTACTTCACGTTGCTGGGGTGGATGTTCATGGGGTTGATGTTGCTGGTGTGGCTGGCCAAGCCGCCGTTTGGGGCGAAGGCGGGGCCGGAGGCCTCCGGCCACTGA
- a CDS encoding HlyD family secretion protein, giving the protein MATAENTHASEQPKQDNNPRKRKVMLIGLALIVILGVVGVWGWYELYGRFNESTDDAYVNGNVVEITPLVTGTVVSIGADDGDLVHEGQVLVNFDPNDAAVGLQSAQANLARTVRQVRGLYSNVDGMKAQVNAQKADVQTAQDNFNRRKTLAQGGAISQEELSHARDSLTAAKNALTNLEQQLKTSNALVDDTVISSHPDVQAAAAQLRQAYLTNARSTLIAPVTGYVAKRTVQLGQRVQPGTALMAVIPLNQLWIDANFKETQLRDMRIGQPVDIESDIYGSDVKYSGTVDSLGAGTGSAFALLPAQNATGNWIKIVQRVPVRIHINAEELAKHPLRVGLSTVVNVDLHDQSGPVLAQQAPQKASFTTNVYDRQLAEADAMINQLIHDNSTATPKAAQR; this is encoded by the coding sequence ATGGCCACTGCCGAAAACACCCACGCAAGCGAACAACCCAAACAAGACAACAACCCACGCAAACGCAAAGTGATGCTGATCGGCCTGGCGCTGATCGTCATCCTCGGCGTGGTCGGCGTGTGGGGCTGGTATGAGCTCTACGGCCGCTTCAACGAAAGCACCGACGATGCCTATGTGAACGGCAACGTGGTTGAAATCACCCCGCTGGTGACAGGGACCGTGGTCAGCATCGGCGCCGATGATGGCGACCTGGTCCACGAAGGCCAGGTGCTGGTCAACTTCGACCCGAACGACGCCGCCGTTGGCCTGCAGAGCGCCCAGGCCAACCTGGCCCGCACCGTGCGCCAGGTGCGGGGGCTGTACAGCAACGTCGATGGCATGAAGGCCCAGGTCAATGCACAGAAAGCCGACGTGCAAACCGCCCAAGACAACTTCAACCGTCGCAAGACCCTGGCCCAGGGCGGGGCGATCTCCCAGGAAGAACTGTCTCACGCCCGTGACAGCCTGACGGCGGCCAAGAACGCCCTGACCAACCTTGAGCAGCAATTGAAAACCAGCAACGCGCTGGTGGATGACACGGTCATCAGCTCCCACCCGGATGTGCAGGCGGCGGCCGCGCAATTGCGCCAGGCCTACCTGACCAATGCGCGCAGCACCTTGATTGCACCGGTCACCGGCTACGTCGCCAAGCGCACCGTGCAACTGGGCCAGCGTGTGCAACCCGGCACGGCGTTGATGGCGGTGATCCCGCTGAACCAGTTGTGGATCGATGCCAACTTCAAGGAAACCCAGCTGCGCGATATGCGCATTGGCCAACCGGTGGACATCGAGTCGGACATCTATGGCAGTGACGTGAAGTACAGCGGCACCGTGGACAGCCTGGGCGCCGGTACCGGCAGCGCGTTTGCCCTGCTGCCGGCGCAGAACGCCACCGGTAACTGGATCAAGATCGTGCAACGGGTGCCGGTGCGCATCCATATCAACGCCGAAGAGCTGGCCAAGCACCCACTGCGCGTAGGTCTCTCCACGGTGGTCAACGTGGACCTGCACGACCAGAGCGGCCCGGTGCTGGCGCAACAGGCGCCACAAAAGGCGTCGTTCACCACCAACGTGTACGACCGCCAATTGGCCGAGGCTGACGCCATGATCAATCAGTTGATTCATGACAACAGCACGGCAACACCCAAGGCTGCGCAACGCTGA